A single Nycticebus coucang isolate mNycCou1 chromosome 16, mNycCou1.pri, whole genome shotgun sequence DNA region contains:
- the LOC128567963 gene encoding olfactory receptor 5K3-like, with protein MREDNRSSTAEFLLTGFADHPELKTLLSVVFSAIYVVTMVGNLGLVALIYTEHRLHTPMYIFLGNLALMDSCCSCAITPKMLQNFFSEDRRISLYECMAQFYFLCLAETTDCFLLAAMAYDRYVAICSPLQYHTKMSKKLCIQMTMGAYIAGNLHPMIEVGLLLRLTFCGSHQINHFFCDVLPLYRLSCVDPYINELVLLVLAGSIQVFTIAIVLVSYFYILFTIFTMKSKEGRGKALSTCASHFLSVSIFYGSLLFMYAQPGAIDEGDKDIPVAIFYTLVIPLLNPFIYSLRNKEVINVMKKTYEKEKVL; from the coding sequence ATGCGCGAGGACAACCGCTCCTCCACAGCTGAGTTCCTCCTCACAGGATTTGCAGACCACCCAGAGCTGAAGACCCTGCTGTCTGTGGTGTTCTCTGCCATCTACGTGGTCACCATGGTGGGGAATCTTGGTTTGGTGGCGCTGATTTACACAGAACATCGTCTTCACACACCAATGTACATCTTTCTGGGTAACTTGGCTCTGATGGATTCTTGCTGCTCCTGTGCCATTACCCCCAAGATGTTACAGAACTTCTTTTCTGAGGACAGAAGGATTTCTCTCTATGAATGTATGgcccaattttattttctctgccttgCTGAAACTACAGACTGCTTTCTTCTGGCGGCAATGGCCTATGATCGCTATGTGGCCATATGCAGCCCACTGCAGTACCACACCAAGATGTCCAAGAAGCTCTGCATTCAGATGACCATGGGAGCCTACATCGCTGGAAACCTGCATCCTATGATTGAAGTAGGGTTGCTGCTCAGGTTAACTTTCTGTGGGTCTCATCAAATCAATCACTTTTTCTGTGATGTTCTTCCCTTATACAGACTCTCCTGTGTGGACCCTTATATCAATGAATTAGTGTTACTTGTCTTGGCAGGGTCGATTCAAGTCTTCACTATTGCTATAGTCCTAGTCTCTTACTTCTACATCCTTTTCACAATATTCACAATGAAATCCAAAGAAGGAAGAGGCAAAGCCTTATCTACTTGTgcctctcactttctctctgtctctatatTCTATGGTTCCCTTCTCTTCATGTATGCTCAACCAGGTGCAATTGATGAAGGGGATAAAGACATACCCGTTGCTATTTTTTATACCTTAGTAATTCCTTTATTAAATCCTTTTATTTATAGTCTAAGAAATAAGGAAGTAATCAATGTTATGAAAAAAAcgtatgagaaagaaaaagttttgtaA